A window of Trichomycterus rosablanca isolate fTriRos1 chromosome 5, fTriRos1.hap1, whole genome shotgun sequence contains these coding sequences:
- the LOC134314928 gene encoding uncharacterized protein LOC134314928 isoform X2 — translation MDDIRTVCEDLPPISEGGPKFVGKLRLFVEGWKPSINELARACACKLKLDWTKVQGSLPLTTDIFYDATVGGRFQTEYTNLCNRIEKGFPVRLDLTKLSQTRQMEGEHVNDFLHRLEAVHEAHCGIDKPEDYPGIVLSAWESHLKERFLSGLRIEIQKKVRDDCVEAETGRLQTILAFAVHVEKRLNEKKQRSKEDRERKEHQLQCAVLEAAKGAFGRGRGRGRGKGKQKGKGKSGPDGEKDFSKYKCYNCNQLGHIARNCPKKDNVRDEQFEEEVE, via the coding sequence ATGGATGATATCAGAACTGTGTGTGAAGATCTTCCACCCATTTCTGAGGGAGGACCAAAGTTTGTGGGAAAACTGAGACTGTTTGTTGAGGGTTGGAAGCCATCCATCAATGAACTGGCAAGAGCATGTGCATGCAAACTCAAGCTGGACTGGACAAAAGTCCAAGGATCACTACCTCTTACTACTGATATCTTTTATGATGCCACAGTGGGAGGCAGATTTCAGACTGAGTACACAAACCTGTGCAACAGAATCGAAAAAGGATTTCCAGTTAGACTGGATCTCACAAAACTGTCTCAAACCAGACAGATGGAAGGGGAGCATGTCAACGATTTTCTCCACAGACTTGAGGCTGTGCATGAAGCTCATTGCGGGATTGACAAACCAGAGGATTATCCTGGTATAGTCCTCTCAGCCTGGGAAAGCCACTTGAAGGAACGATTCCTGAGCGGTCTGAGAATTGAGATTCAGAAGAAAGTGAGAGACGACTGTGTAGAAGCAGAAACTGGAAGACTCCAAACAATCTTGGCATTTGCGGTACATGTTGAAAAGAGACTGAACGAAAAGAAACAGAGAAGTAAGgaagacagagaaagaaaagagcATCAGCTTCAATGCGCAGTTTTAGAAGCTGCAAAAGGTGCTTTCGGACGTGGACGAGGTCGAGGTCGAGGAAAGGgaaaacaaaaaggaaaaggaaagtCAGGTCCAGATGGAGAAAAGGATTTCTCAAAGTACAAGTGTTACAACTGCAACCAACTTGGGCACATTGCTAGAAACTGCCCTAAAAAGGACAATGTCCGAGACGAACAATTTGAGGAGGAGGTGGAATGA
- the LOC134314928 gene encoding uncharacterized protein LOC134314928 isoform X1 yields MNITSTRHQESGSLPSSYSAQAAELVALTEACKFAAGHTVTIYTDSRYSFGVVHSFGTLWKQRNFLTSSGKAIAHHTLVSALLDAVLLPKQVAVVHVRAHTNGSSPEAQGNARADAAAKKAARDPTYFSIQATVIEPQDVTVDEIQQARTAKDVKAWRSSGCTLQRVSSRTKLSPFEIMFGRPPNTGCAPKRDTLALEDDHMQRYCATLCSVLSDVHRRVKESLPSPAVTGHTVQPGDWILTKVYKRANWKAHRWQGPFQVLLVTHTAVKIAERDTWIHISHCKKAPTPE; encoded by the exons ATGAACATCACATCCACCAGACACCAAGAATCCG GTAGCCTGCCTTCTTCTTACTCTGCACAAGCAGCTGAGCTTGTAGCTCTCACGGAGGCGTGTAAATTTGCAGCAGGCCATACCGTAACCATTTACACAGACTCCAGGTACAGTTTTGGGGTTGTTCACAGCTTTGGGACATTGTGGAAGCAAAGAAACTTCCTAACGTCATCAGGTAAGGCGATTGCACACCACACTCTTGTGTCAGCTCTTCTGGATGCCGTTTTACTACCTAAACAAGTTGCAGTGGTACATGTTCGTGCACACACAAACGGCTCGTCCCCTGAAGCACAGGGCAATGCACGAGCTGATGCAGCAGCAAAAAAAGCTGCTAGAGACCCGACTTACTTTTCAATACAAGCAACAGTAATTGAACCTCAGGACGTGACTGTTGATGAGATTCAACAGGCTAGAACAGCCAAGGATGTAAAAGCCTGGCGTAGTTCGGGGTGTACGTTACAGAGAGTGTCATCAAGAACAAAACTCTCGCCGTTTGAAATAATGTTCGGACGGCCACCAAACACGGGATGTGCTCCCAAAAGGGACACATTAGCCCTAGAAGACGATCACATGCAAAGATATTGTGCAACGCTGTGTTCTGTGTTGTCTGATGTGCACAGGAGGGTGAAGGAGTCTTTACCTAGTCCGGCAGTGACGGGACACACTGTACAACCAGGAGACTGGATCCTGACTAAGGTCTACAAGAGGGCTAACTGGAAAGCTCATCGCTGGCAAGGACCATTCCAGGTGTTGTTGGTTACTCACACTGCAGTAAAGATTGCTGAGAGGGACACCTGGATCCACATCTCACATTGCAAAAAGGCTCCTACTCCAGAGTAA